In Pseudorasbora parva isolate DD20220531a chromosome 1, ASM2467924v1, whole genome shotgun sequence, the DNA window AATGGACAATatgttcatttttgagtgaactacccctttaaaaaaagaccACTGCCGCCTAATCTCACCTTTTCTCAGCGCATTGTTGATGAGTTTCTCCAGTTCCAGGGCCTGTTTGTTACTTGGTTCATTCTTCAGCAGAGTACGAATGTACTTCAGTGCCTTCTCATACTCCTGAGAAAAGAACAACAGATTGATGCAGGGAGCAAAACAAAGGCAGGGAgaattcttttttaattttatttagatATTATTCAAGTACTTCTGGGGGCACtgcaaaaataaacatttctggATGTCTCCCTTattatcagaatgatttctgaaggatcatggggtaatgatgctgaaaattcagctttgatcacaggaattaattatattttaatgtatacattacattatataaggaaaaaaaattcaaattgaaattctattaatatttcagtttttactgtatttttttactgtatgcATGTCCTATTATGCGCCTGAGCAGGATGTTAAAAGCAGGTTTCATAAGATTTACCTCTAGTACAACAAATTCTGATTAAACTGTTTACACACTTGTTTGTATGATGACTTGACAATAAAGTGAGTTATCTGACTTTATTTTGAAATGATGTAGTAAAGTCAGACTTCCAGGAACAGAGTTGAGAAACATAGATTTAATTAGACAACAAAGATATGtgatatataaaacattttttagcaGTGACAACATCACCCCAGattataaatgtaatctgaAAACAAACACTGACCCACCTTGAGTCTGTAGTTTGCAACGGCAAGGTAGAAGAGAAAATCTCTGTGGTCGTCTTTTTTGCTCGTATGAACCAGTTCTGgtaaaagaaaacaagattttgAGCACAAGAACAGGCCCAAAACCCCCGAAAACTAAGACATGCTGAAGCACTGACCTTCCAAAAGCTGAATGCCTTTTGCAATGTCATTTGTGTACTTGCTTCTGATCAAACACCAGGCGTACTCAAAAGAGGTCTCCTTTGAAACGGGTCCTTTCACCAGCTCTGCGTTATACTTCTTCTCAAACTTCtacaagacaaaaaataaataaataataataaataataatcacatcagtgggtggatggatgagaaGTGGGAGGATGATGTCAGGATCATGTGCTCCCCCTGCCAGAGAAACGCAGACTAACTTTCACAAAAAGACTTTTATCTCCATCGTGAATTAAAGCCGAGAAACATGTTTCCATTTAAATAATGGGTGAAACGATAGGTCTAACGTTATTATATAAGTCACAAAACTAATAAAGTCGGCGTTTTATCCCTATATGGCACACTAGGTCTACTCTTACACAAGTCAATAATTTACAAAGAGTTACCTAAGTGCATTCATATCAATATATGAAATGCTGTATACATCAGTGAAACATATGCGTCATGGTCATTGTTGTTGATTTGGTGATGTACAGTAGAACTGCGTCAATCGAAACTCCCGATTATAACCGAACACCGGCGATTTTGCCACATACAACCTTGCTATTAAGACCACGTCGATGTCATTTTGGATTCACAGTCGTTAAAGGAGAGAAAATGATTTACCTTTAGATCTTCTGGTGCCACTATATCTGACACAATCGCCTCCATGTTCGCGGAAAACCCAACACAAGCGCGTTCACGaagctgtcaaaataaaagtcggTGATTCTTATATCCGTTTCAGTTGTTTATCCTGTCTTCCCATTTTATTTAAACCACGTTATTCTTTTGAATGATTTGATTGTTTACCATATGCTATATCTGGCACTCCAGTTTACTTAAATAATATGGTAATGAcgtattactatatatatatatatatatatatatatatatatatatatatatatatatatatatatatatatatatatatatatatatatatatatatagttttacaGCATTGCCGGGCTCTCTTTTCCTGACTTTTTAGATCTAAAACTCAGGACTTAAAATGTGAAAAAGACATAAGCCTGCATTATTTTGTGTTTGCTGTGTATATGTTTGAAATTTTGTGTCTGTGAAGAGCCTGATAATATGAGACATATCTATGTGAATAAATTATCaattcaaaaaatatttaattgtgttTATTTAGGTTACATAAAGTTGATTTAGTGTTGTGTTGATTTAGTGCTAAATTAGTGTTAGCAAGAGAAAGGAATTGAATCCCAAAAATGTCTAAAATGTCATTCTTACCACATACTAAACACGATGTACGATGGACATGTTCACGACGTTTCGttaataaatgaatttattgtCTATTGTTGACAAGTTAAATAATCCAGTGAGAGCTTGAAAAGTGAAAATGTATCGTCGAAAAGATGTCAAAATTAAAGTTGGAGAAAACCTACTACTAGtggttgttattattattttattattattattattattagttgaAGTAGTATTACATAATTTACCCAAAATATAAATGATAGTTGTTATATATGGTTAGTTCTTATCTTGATAGGCTATTATAAATGATAGTGATGAATTATAAAATGacaattcacccaaaaatgaaaattagcccatgatttactcgccctcaggTCATCCTAGaactatatgactttcttctttctgatgaatacaattagaattatatatatatataaaaaacgtCCAGGCTCTATTGTAAATGGCTGATTCTGTTTTCATAAAAGCAcatccatctatcataaaagtactccacacgGCTTCGAGGGGTTAAGTAAGGCCTTTTAATGCGAAgcaatgcgtttgtgtaagaaaaatcgCTTCACCTTCACCTTCATCCTTAAGGAGCCGTGGAGTAGgcttacttttatgatggatggatgtgcttttatggacttcaaaacagaaacagacaTTGACTGTCATTACAGCttagaagagccaggatattttttaatataactccaattgtattcatcagaaagaagaaaatcataatacacctaggatgacgtGAGGGCGAGTAGgctaaatcatgggctaattttgattttttttgtgtgaattgtCCATTTAAGTGTGTacttatttatgtatttactcGGTCCAATAATTTTAGTAACGTACTTATTGTGACTTTTATTATGTACGACGCATTTCCTGTAGTCGTTTCAAGTCTTCCGTTAGGGGTCGCTGTCTTCACGTGCGGTCTGCATGCAACTCGACACTCCAGTCACGTGGTATGACCGAGTAGGACGGCCATCTTCCCTAAAACACAAACAACAAGAGCGTACTAGACATCAACACGCAACGACCattggagagggagagagcaaaAAAACCGTAAAAACGGAACACGATTCTCGAGGAGGAGCACAGAACACAAACAACTGCACATGCATCCAAAGTGAAGATCGTAGAGTTCGACGGGGCGACTGGACAGTGAAATCGCATCGACAGCTCCAGAAAATACGGTCAGTGTCAACTCTCTCTCCTTGAATGTCTGAAGCGTTAAATGGCAGATGGGTGTTGCGTTAAGTTTTATGCAAACTTGGAAGGGGAAGGTCAGTGTGTGCGCGGGCAGcaaatgcatattagtgcataGTGAGCTTTAAGAGGCCAACGCTTGGTTCATTGGGTATAAAATGTGCTTATTTTATGAGAGAGGCTTGTCGTGTGTTTGGCAAGGCAGCTGTGGCCGTGGGTTGAAGGCCACGGGAAGCAGCGGAGTGGAGTTTGGAGGGGCGCCGCGTGCACAGGGAGGGGGAGTGTGCACAGGCAGGGCACGCGCGTGCACACCCCTCCTCCCTGTGCACGCGACGCCCCACCAAACTCCTCCAATCGATAGAAAAAACGACGTCGATCTGCTTTTATGGTCGTTGTCATTCAACACCGCAGTGGGTATTTGAAACGCGACATCGTGCCTGTTACAAAATAGGCGCCTTTTCCTGGGCGTACGTTTGTGTTGAGCGCGAGGACGTGTCGAATTTGAACGGTTTAATACCgagtaaaaaaaatagttagtTGTGGTTATGTCCCATTCGTGAACGACTCGTTCATTTGAATCGGATCTTCTCAGTTGATTGATTGTACTTCTTATTGACTCTTTGAATCAAGTCACCGTCAGatttgtaaataagtcagagCATTTTCTCCTTCACAGACAAGGCTAAAGTTACTCCCAGGCTAAAATGCACATTTTAACCGAAAGCATCTTGCACTGCTGATATGTCTTAAAAATAATGTCAATagcattgttttgtctcaagatgcacaccagtaatgttgtagtttttttctatggcacatttataaaaagctacttaaatgcgtTATCCTATTGTAcaaaggcctaatcctggcgtTATCTAAGCCTTGTTTGTGAAACCGGCCCTTGGAGCGAAGGACTTTACTTGTTGGACGCAAAGTTACTttaattaaaggcacaatatgtaagaataaaaaaaaaaatccaaaaaccattagaacagtgttatatattttgttgacttgtgtacttgcattatcccaaatgttttgaagaatgtttaaatccagagaaattaaccAAGACATAGTCAATGTCCATACGTCTCCTATCGATGACATCATACCCGCGCTACCCTCGATTTCAGTTGATTGTCGATAATACATTTAATCGATAAAAGGTTTCATTCATCGataaaagggatagtttactttaaaatgaaaattctgtcatcctttactcgccctcaagttgtttcaaacctgtatgaatttctttcttcagctggggaagatattttgaagaatgtttgtaaccaaacgcttaactggagccattgactcccatattatttgtttttcctactatggaagtcaaaggctccagttaactgtttggttactgacattcttcaaaatatcttcccttgtgttcagctgaagaaagaaattcattcaGGTTTGAAGCAatagagttgttgtgaagcttcccgtcatttctgcgttcaaatcggttcaaatgcagcgctgccttcccggaatgctgtgctgaagcgttgaagtcgctcgacgtcacccataggaataaagtggagcgcgacataagtgttcacggacgagtggatctgcacctgagcgagtgtttatgggcgtgcatttgcgctctcgctctagtcacgcacgcgcgcaccctaccgggagaagagcccgtacggcccatacaaggaccttccgctctattaacgtcaagccgacccatactcgaaaaaaactctgcgaaacttgtgagaaaccggaaggagtatttttgacgcacaaatactccatcaaacgtccaacattagtttttgaaactttgtctgtgtttaggatgggaatccaagtctttaacagtgtaaaaagctcagtatgcatgaaacagcatttcaccccccctttaagaattaGGGCAGTagtaattttaatttgtttgttgcatttatattgcgcttttctaggcacttcgaaacgctttacatatagaaggagggaatctcctcaaccaccaccaaatTAAATAGCGCCGGTCATCAATGCATGCAGCTCAAAAAGTAATGCACaactaataatgactatgattgggactgttaTATTACTTAACATTATGAATTATTTGGGTTTAGTGTGCTTTTTTAGTACGTTGTTTCAGGAAGACTGTGTGCTCAACATGAGTCACGCATTCTGACTCGCACGTAACTTAGTTCACTTGATGTTATtactaatattatatttattttgtatatatctGATCGATCATATAGGATGCAtttcttaagcctagttcagactgcacgattttcaaactcgtcgggtcacagctctattcacactgcatgactatctggggtttcattcagtcactgctgtgttcacactgcacgatggttt includes these proteins:
- the fis1 gene encoding mitochondrial fission 1 protein; protein product: MEAIVSDIVAPEDLKKFEKKYNAELVKGPVSKETSFEYAWCLIRSKYTNDIAKGIQLLEELVHTSKKDDHRDFLFYLAVANYRLKEYEKALKYIRTLLKNEPSNKQALELEKLINNALRKDGLVGMAIVGGIGLGVAGLAGLIGLAVSKGAKS